In Allocoprobacillus halotolerans, a genomic segment contains:
- a CDS encoding DUF368 domain-containing protein — MLKNIIGGIAIGIANVIPGVSGGTMMVILGIFNRMMDAISGVFKKENSHRKDDIIFILQVLVGAAIGIIGFAKILEVLFEYYPTQTIYWFIGLIAFSIPLFIKNEMKGERLAIIPFIAGLVIVFGLEYLNPGEGKTIVNPDFPALSSNLFIKMMVMGAISGATMIMPGVSGSMVLLILGEYYLFKSYLANVTSFRLDVIMPLGFMAIGIALGIVVSAKLCQYFTKTHKAGFLSLILGLVIASSLVLIPFDVSYDVGLVMTSLVAVLFGGAIVYGLSKLQ, encoded by the coding sequence ATGTTAAAGAATATTATTGGTGGTATTGCAATTGGTATTGCTAATGTGATTCCAGGTGTGAGTGGAGGAACTATGATGGTTATTCTAGGAATCTTTAATCGCATGATGGATGCTATTAGTGGTGTCTTTAAAAAAGAAAATTCTCATCGTAAAGATGATATTATTTTTATTTTACAAGTGTTAGTTGGAGCGGCAATTGGAATTATTGGCTTTGCTAAAATTCTAGAAGTTTTATTTGAATATTATCCAACACAAACGATTTATTGGTTTATTGGTTTGATTGCCTTTAGTATCCCTTTATTTATTAAAAATGAAATGAAAGGGGAACGTTTAGCCATTATTCCATTTATAGCTGGTTTGGTGATTGTCTTTGGTTTAGAATATTTAAATCCAGGTGAAGGAAAAACGATTGTTAATCCTGATTTTCCTGCTTTAAGCAGTAACTTATTTATAAAAATGATGGTTATGGGAGCAATTAGTGGGGCTACAATGATTATGCCAGGTGTGAGTGGCAGCATGGTGCTATTGATTTTAGGTGAATATTATTTATTTAAATCATATTTAGCAAATGTAACGAGTTTTCGATTAGATGTTATTATGCCTTTAGGTTTTATGGCCATTGGTATTGCTCTAGGTATTGTCGTTAGTGCTAAATTATGTCAATATTTTACAAAGACACATAAAGCTGGTTTTTTAAGTTTGATTTTAGGTTTAGTCATTGCCTCATCTTTAGTATTGATTCCTTTTGATGTAAGCTATGATGTGGGATTAGTAATGACATCTTTAGTCGCAGTTCTTTTTGGTGGTGCGATTGTTTATGGGTTGTCAAAACTGCAATAG
- a CDS encoding HAD-IC family P-type ATPase — protein MEQNQKYGLTQQEVLQRQENGEVNQQQKTISKSYSQIFRENICTLFNLLNVLIAIALALVGAWTNLVFIVIIITNICIGIIQEIHAKKLVDELSLLMIPHVKVLRDGHEQTISVDKVVLDDVMILEAGDQICCDSVVLDGEIEANESLLTGESDAIHKISQSALLSGSSVISGKCYAQVIHVGNDNYTSRLTSEVKKAKELQSELLNSMRQVTKVTSFMIVPLGIILFLEAYFLRQDILFDAVVGSAAGLLGMLPKGLVLLMSVSLAAGVTKLAKQKILIQDIYSLETLAHVDTLCLDKTGTITNGKMKVEKVETLSTKHLEQFQSYFGSYLHYSDDNNATYQAICEHFTLNDRHQPNQKIAFSSQRKWSAMTFDGFGSIVMGAPERLMKTLPDSLLKEIESGKRVIIIAYTNHDIDAKKTLPEVTPILAIVLTDMIRKDVEKTLQYFDSQGVDVKVISGDHVLAVSKIAQMAGLKNYDRYIDMSEFHNAKNHMDELVNQYSVFGRVTPQQKSG, from the coding sequence ATGGAACAAAATCAAAAGTATGGTTTGACACAACAAGAAGTTTTACAACGCCAAGAAAATGGTGAAGTTAATCAACAACAAAAAACAATTAGTAAAAGCTATTCACAGATTTTTCGTGAAAATATATGTACATTATTTAATTTATTAAATGTTTTGATTGCGATTGCTTTAGCGCTCGTTGGAGCATGGACGAATCTTGTTTTTATTGTCATTATTATAACCAATATATGTATTGGGATTATTCAAGAGATTCATGCTAAAAAATTAGTTGATGAATTATCATTATTGATGATTCCTCATGTAAAAGTTTTAAGAGATGGTCATGAACAGACGATTAGTGTTGATAAGGTTGTTTTAGATGATGTCATGATTTTAGAGGCAGGAGATCAAATCTGCTGCGATAGTGTGGTTTTAGATGGTGAAATTGAAGCCAATGAATCATTATTAACAGGAGAATCTGATGCGATTCATAAAATATCTCAAAGTGCTTTGCTTTCAGGAAGTAGTGTTATAAGTGGAAAATGTTATGCTCAGGTCATTCATGTTGGAAATGATAACTATACTTCTCGTTTGACAAGTGAAGTCAAAAAAGCCAAAGAATTGCAATCAGAACTGCTGAATTCTATGCGTCAAGTGACAAAAGTAACGAGTTTTATGATTGTTCCTTTAGGAATTATTTTATTTTTAGAAGCTTATTTTTTAAGACAGGATATTTTATTTGATGCTGTTGTTGGTAGTGCAGCAGGGTTACTAGGAATGTTACCAAAGGGTCTGGTTTTATTGATGAGTGTGAGTCTGGCAGCTGGAGTCACAAAACTTGCAAAACAGAAAATTTTGATTCAAGATATCTATTCTTTAGAAACATTGGCACATGTTGATACATTGTGTTTAGATAAAACAGGGACAATTACCAATGGAAAGATGAAGGTTGAAAAAGTAGAAACTTTATCAACGAAGCATTTAGAACAATTTCAAAGCTATTTTGGTTCTTATTTACATTACAGTGATGATAATAATGCCACTTATCAAGCGATATGTGAACATTTTACACTCAATGATAGGCATCAGCCCAATCAAAAAATAGCTTTTTCATCTCAAAGAAAATGGAGTGCTATGACCTTTGATGGTTTTGGAAGTATTGTGATGGGAGCACCTGAACGTTTAATGAAAACTTTGCCTGATTCACTTTTAAAAGAAATAGAATCAGGGAAACGTGTGATTATTATTGCTTATACAAATCATGATATTGATGCCAAAAAAACATTACCTGAAGTGACACCCATATTAGCGATTGTTTTAACAGATATGATTCGTAAAGATGTAGAAAAAACATTGCAGTATTTTGATAGTCAAGGTGTGGATGTGAAAGTTATCTCTGGTGACCATGTGTTGGCTGTTTCTAAAATTGCTCAAATGGCAGGGCTTAAAAACTATGATCGTTATATTGATATGAGTGAATTTCATAATGCGAAAAATCATATGGATGAACTGGTTAATCAGTATTCTGTCTTTGGACGTGTGACACCCCAACAAAAAAGTGGCTAG
- the rpsP gene encoding 30S ribosomal protein S16 — translation MAVKIRLKRMGAKKAPYYRIVAADSRMPRDGRFLEQLGTYDPRQNPAAVTIKEEETLAWLSKGAQPSDTVRNLLSQKGIMKKFADSKAKK, via the coding sequence ATGGCAGTAAAAATTAGATTAAAAAGAATGGGTGCCAAAAAAGCACCATATTATAGAATTGTAGCAGCAGATTCAAGAATGCCTAGAGATGGACGTTTCTTAGAACAATTAGGAACTTATGATCCTAGACAAAATCCTGCAGCCGTTACAATCAAAGAAGAAGAAACTTTAGCATGGTTAAGCAAAGGTGCACAACCATCTGATACAGTAAGAAACTTATTAAGCCAAAAAGGTATTATGAAAAAATTTGCTGATTCAAAAGCAAAAAAATAA
- a CDS encoding KH domain-containing protein produces MDYVKTLQDLARELVVEKDKLEVRQMPSLDEDTIVLYVYASKSDIARLIGRKGMMANSIRQFMSVSGRLNHQKLDIKFESYGE; encoded by the coding sequence GTGGATTACGTCAAAACTTTACAAGACCTTGCAAGAGAACTTGTTGTTGAAAAAGATAAATTAGAAGTAAGACAAATGCCTTCTTTAGATGAAGATACAATTGTTTTATATGTTTATGCATCAAAAAGTGATATTGCAAGACTTATTGGTAGAAAAGGTATGATGGCTAATTCTATTCGTCAATTTATGTCAGTAAGTGGACGTTTAAATCATCAAAAATTAGACATCAAATTTGAATCTTATGGAGAATAG
- the rimM gene encoding ribosome maturation factor RimM (Essential for efficient processing of 16S rRNA) — translation MEQVIVGKIVNTHGIKGELKVKSSTDFVEERFAKGAKLLIAYQGQEIEVTVATHRFHKGHVLVTFEGYHDINLVEKYKGCLLYGYKDESLLDEDEYYISDIIGCEVYNDGKLIGRVQDVQLYDHHDILVVQGSQKIMIPYVDAFVKEEDIENKRIDVHLIEGFYDED, via the coding sequence ATGGAGCAGGTTATTGTTGGAAAGATTGTCAATACACATGGTATCAAAGGTGAATTAAAAGTCAAATCATCAACTGATTTTGTAGAAGAAAGATTTGCAAAAGGTGCCAAACTTTTGATTGCTTATCAAGGTCAGGAAATCGAGGTAACAGTCGCAACACATCGTTTTCACAAAGGACATGTTTTAGTGACTTTTGAAGGTTATCATGATATTAATTTGGTAGAAAAATATAAAGGTTGTCTACTTTATGGATATAAAGATGAGAGTCTGTTAGATGAGGATGAATACTATATCAGTGATATTATTGGTTGTGAAGTTTATAATGATGGAAAATTGATTGGGCGTGTTCAAGATGTGCAATTATATGATCATCATGATATTTTGGTTGTCCAAGGTTCACAAAAGATTATGATTCCTTATGTAGATGCTTTTGTCAAGGAAGAAGATATTGAAAATAAGCGTATTGATGTTCATTTAATAGAGGGATTCTATGATGAAGATTGA
- the trmD gene encoding tRNA (guanosine(37)-N1)-methyltransferase TrmD — MKIDILSLFPEMFDGFLKTSIIKRAIESEVVDVRIHDFREFADNKHKKVDDYPYGGGQGMVLMCQPIIDCLKSLTTPDSLVILMSPQGQTFHQELSYQLSLEKHLIFICGHYEGFDERIRDYVDMELSIGDYVLTGGELASMVCCDAIIRLLEGAIREASHEDDSFSQGLLEYPQYTRPYEYDGNCVPDVLMSGHHEHIRQWRLEQSLKKTYLKRPDLLKNRNFSDEELKMLEKITKKD, encoded by the coding sequence ATGAAGATTGATATTTTATCATTGTTTCCAGAAATGTTTGATGGATTTTTAAAGACTTCAATTATTAAAAGGGCAATTGAATCAGAGGTTGTAGATGTTCGTATTCATGATTTTAGAGAATTTGCTGATAATAAACATAAAAAAGTAGATGATTATCCTTATGGTGGGGGGCAGGGAATGGTATTAATGTGCCAACCGATTATTGATTGTTTAAAGTCTTTAACGACACCGGATAGTTTAGTCATTTTGATGTCTCCACAGGGTCAGACCTTTCATCAAGAATTAAGTTATCAGTTGTCTTTAGAAAAACATTTGATTTTTATTTGTGGACATTATGAAGGTTTTGATGAACGTATTCGTGATTATGTAGATATGGAATTGTCAATAGGAGATTATGTTTTAACGGGTGGAGAACTTGCCAGCATGGTGTGTTGTGATGCAATTATTCGTTTATTGGAAGGAGCCATTCGTGAAGCCTCTCATGAAGATGATTCATTTAGTCAAGGATTGTTGGAATACCCACAATATACTCGTCCTTACGAATATGATGGCAATTGTGTACCCGATGTTTTGATGAGTGGACATCATGAGCATATTCGTCAATGGCGTTTAGAACAATCTTTAAAGAAGACATATTTAAAACGCCCTGATTTATTGAAAAATAGAAATTTTAGTGATGAAGAATTAAAAATGTTAGAAAAAATCACAAAAAAAGATTGA
- the rplS gene encoding 50S ribosomal protein L19 produces MNMQLVQEITKKQLRNDIPDFKPGDTLKVYVKIQEGDKTRTQLFEGVCIARKGGGISETFTVRKISYQVGVERVFPLHSPIIDRIEVAKIGKVRRAKLHYLRGLSGKAARIKEIRK; encoded by the coding sequence ATGAATATGCAATTAGTACAAGAAATTACAAAAAAACAATTAAGAAATGACATTCCAGATTTTAAACCTGGAGATACTTTAAAAGTTTATGTTAAAATTCAAGAAGGTGACAAAACACGTACTCAGTTATTTGAAGGTGTTTGTATCGCTAGAAAAGGTGGAGGAATTTCTGAAACTTTCACAGTTAGAAAAATCTCTTACCAAGTTGGTGTAGAAAGAGTTTTCCCACTTCATTCACCAATCATTGATAGAATTGAAGTTGCTAAAATTGGTAAAGTACGTAGAGCTAAATTACATTACTTACGTGGATTATCAGGAAAAGCTGCAAGAATTAAAGAAATTCGTAAATAA
- the lepB gene encoding signal peptidase I, which yields MNKKKIYISIIEIIVVIALTIGIFKFVVIPVRIEGVSMENTLHNHSIAMINATGIKEDHIQRFDIVVLESQQLNEKIIKRVIGLPNETVKFLNDELYINGEHIEQDFLDDDFVEKSKITYNVEQFTDDFEVTLQDGEFFVMGDNRLRSTDSRDLGPFTLDDIVGMKGLVIYPFSDIQWID from the coding sequence ATGAATAAAAAGAAAATTTATATTTCCATTATTGAGATTATCGTTGTCATTGCACTAACAATTGGTATTTTTAAGTTTGTTGTCATACCAGTTAGAATTGAAGGGGTATCGATGGAAAATACCTTACATAATCATAGTATAGCAATGATTAATGCTACAGGAATTAAAGAGGATCATATTCAAAGATTTGACATTGTTGTGTTAGAAAGTCAACAACTCAATGAAAAAATTATTAAACGTGTGATTGGACTTCCTAATGAGACAGTGAAATTTTTAAATGATGAGTTATATATTAATGGAGAACATATTGAACAGGATTTTTTGGATGATGATTTTGTAGAAAAGTCTAAAATCACTTATAATGTTGAACAGTTTACAGATGATTTTGAAGTGACTTTACAAGATGGTGAATTTTTTGTGATGGGTGATAATCGTTTGCGTTCAACGGATTCAAGAGATTTAGGTCCTTTTACTTTGGATGATATTGTGGGTATGAAAGGTTTAGTGATTTATCCGTTTTCGGATATTCAATGGATTGATTAA
- the ylqF gene encoding ribosome biogenesis GTPase YlqF, producing MANQNAKMNIHWFPGHMAKARREISEKIKVIDIVIELVDARAPYSSKNPMINEITKNKPRLIVLTKKDMADDRYTKQWVQYYEQCGYQAMSVNLKNFNEYQKVIEKCRHVLKEKMEKEKARGLKPRAIRAMVLGIPNVGKSTFINKLANRKATVTGNKPGVTKAQQIIRIAKDFELFDTPGVLWPKLDDEHVAKNIALLGSIKQSILPLDDLFIAAMRYLTENYPQLLKERYQLEIDLDDDNWIVETFDHIAKVRKIKPLRGETDYDRVMELFFSEINDGSIGQITWESPTCVNV from the coding sequence ATGGCTAATCAAAATGCAAAAATGAATATCCATTGGTTTCCTGGACATATGGCTAAAGCCAGAAGAGAAATCAGTGAAAAAATCAAGGTCATTGATATTGTGATTGAACTTGTTGATGCACGTGCGCCTTATTCATCTAAAAATCCAATGATTAATGAGATTACCAAAAACAAACCACGTCTGATTGTTTTAACAAAAAAAGATATGGCTGATGATCGTTATACAAAGCAGTGGGTTCAATATTATGAACAATGTGGTTATCAGGCTATGAGTGTCAATTTAAAGAATTTTAATGAATATCAAAAAGTCATTGAAAAATGTCGTCATGTTTTAAAGGAAAAAATGGAAAAAGAAAAAGCACGAGGTTTAAAACCAAGAGCTATTCGTGCTATGGTTTTAGGTATTCCTAATGTAGGAAAATCAACTTTTATTAATAAATTGGCGAATCGTAAAGCAACTGTAACGGGTAATAAACCAGGTGTCACAAAAGCGCAGCAGATTATTAGAATTGCGAAAGATTTTGAATTATTTGATACACCGGGTGTATTATGGCCAAAATTAGATGATGAACATGTGGCTAAAAATATTGCGTTGTTGGGTTCGATTAAACAAAGTATTTTGCCGTTGGATGATTTATTTATTGCAGCGATGCGTTACTTGACTGAAAATTATCCGCAGTTATTAAAAGAACGCTATCAATTAGAAATAGATTTAGATGATGATAATTGGATTGTTGAGACTTTTGATCATATTGCAAAAGTTAGAAAAATTAAACCTTTAAGAGGTGAAACCGATTATGATCGTGTCATGGAACTTTTCTTTAGTGAAATTAATGATGGCAGCATTGGTCAAATAACATGGGAGAGTCCAACATGTGTGAACGTTTAA
- a CDS encoding ribonuclease HII, which yields MCERLKFEQEAYALGKKYIVGLDEAGRGPMAGPLVVGAVIFPQGYYNEKINDSKKLTEKKREALYDVIIQDALAYQIEIIDVEMVDRLNVYQASKKGMLDAIQHLSIQPDYALTDAMPLGDVIEHQSIIKGDGKSLSIGAASILAKVTRDRIMNEYAQIYPEYGFEKHKGYPTKQHKVALKRYGVTPIHRRSFQPVIDVLNQQLSLFDDEI from the coding sequence ATGTGTGAACGTTTAAAATTTGAACAAGAAGCTTACGCATTAGGTAAGAAATATATTGTTGGTTTGGATGAAGCAGGACGAGGCCCTATGGCAGGACCATTGGTCGTTGGTGCCGTTATCTTTCCTCAAGGTTATTATAATGAAAAGATTAATGATTCTAAAAAATTAACAGAGAAAAAACGTGAAGCTCTATATGATGTGATTATTCAAGATGCTTTAGCATATCAAATTGAAATCATTGACGTAGAAATGGTTGATCGTTTGAATGTCTATCAAGCAAGTAAAAAAGGGATGCTTGATGCGATTCAACATCTTTCTATTCAACCTGATTATGCTTTAACGGATGCTATGCCTTTAGGTGATGTGATTGAACATCAATCCATTATTAAAGGGGATGGAAAGTCATTAAGCATTGGGGCAGCGAGTATTCTTGCGAAAGTAACACGTGATCGCATTATGAATGAATATGCTCAGATTTATCCTGAATATGGTTTTGAAAAACATAAAGGTTATCCAACCAAACAACACAAAGTTGCTTTAAAAAGATATGGAGTGACACCTATTCATAGACGTTCATTTCAACCAGTTATAGATGTTTTGAATCAACAATTAAGTTTATTTGATGATGAAATCTAA
- the dprA gene encoding DNA-processing protein DprA has protein sequence MEELVLYFSLKYDGDFQKIYNALMNKERVNENLKVELMKGMKCQYITIFSDAYPELLKQINCPPFVLYYYGDLSLLNTKTIGVVGMRQMSEYGKRATHIFVKDLVQNGYTIVSGMARGIDTVAHQNAIAYGGKTIAVLGTGIEYCYPKENRLLYEELKEHQLVLSEYPFFTAPQKRLFPFRNRIIAGLSHSILISEAKQKSGTMITAGYALEQGKDIFCIPGRFDDYEGCNELIKQGAKLVMNVADIVEDEDYG, from the coding sequence ATGGAAGAATTAGTATTATATTTTTCTTTAAAGTATGATGGGGATTTTCAAAAAATCTATAATGCTTTAATGAATAAAGAAAGAGTTAATGAAAATTTAAAAGTAGAATTGATGAAAGGAATGAAGTGTCAGTACATAACCATCTTTAGTGATGCGTATCCTGAATTATTGAAACAGATAAACTGTCCACCATTTGTTTTATATTATTATGGTGATTTATCATTGTTGAATACCAAAACAATTGGTGTTGTAGGAATGCGTCAAATGAGTGAGTATGGTAAACGTGCAACGCATATATTTGTGAAAGATTTAGTACAAAACGGGTATACCATTGTCAGTGGGATGGCAAGAGGCATTGATACTGTTGCACATCAAAATGCGATTGCTTATGGTGGCAAAACAATTGCGGTTTTAGGAACGGGAATTGAATATTGCTATCCTAAGGAGAATAGATTATTATATGAAGAGCTTAAAGAACATCAACTTGTCTTAAGTGAATATCCGTTTTTTACAGCTCCTCAAAAACGTTTATTTCCATTTCGTAATCGTATTATTGCCGGTTTATCTCATAGCATATTAATTAGTGAGGCTAAACAAAAAAGTGGTACGATGATTACTGCTGGCTATGCTTTAGAACAAGGCAAGGACATATTTTGTATACCGGGACGTTTTGATGATTATGAAGGTTGTAATGAATTGATTAAACAGGGTGCTAAACTTGTCATGAATGTAGCTGATATTGTGGAAGATGAAGATTATGGTTGA
- the rplU gene encoding 50S ribosomal protein L21, producing MYAIIETGGKQLKVEVGDTIFVEKLDVAEGEEVVLDKVLFIGDKTSKIGNPYIKGATVTAQVEKHGKEKKVLIYKYNPKKHYHKKQGHRQPYTKLVIKDIKKTARKAKQEATEAAE from the coding sequence ATGTACGCAATTATTGAAACTGGTGGAAAACAATTAAAAGTTGAAGTTGGAGATACTATTTTTGTTGAAAAATTAGATGTTGCTGAAGGAGAAGAAGTTGTTTTAGACAAAGTTTTATTTATTGGGGATAAAACAAGCAAAATCGGGAATCCTTATATCAAAGGGGCAACTGTAACTGCTCAAGTTGAAAAACATGGAAAAGAAAAGAAAGTATTAATTTATAAATACAATCCTAAGAAACATTATCACAAAAAACAAGGTCATAGACAACCTTATACAAAATTAGTTATCAAAGATATTAAAAAAACTGCTAGAAAAGCAAAACAAGAAGCTACTGAAGCTGCTGAATAA
- a CDS encoding ribosomal-processing cysteine protease Prp, with product MIKAVIKKYNQSILQITVSGHAQSAEYGKDLVCAGVSTACIGIANALVHYQFLSKNLGTIEIKDGFIDIKVHQDNDQIQVVLGTFEVMLKTVEESYSKYMKIEKMEV from the coding sequence ATGATTAAAGCTGTTATTAAAAAGTATAATCAATCCATTTTACAGATAACAGTTTCCGGTCATGCACAAAGTGCTGAATATGGAAAAGATTTGGTATGTGCTGGTGTCAGTACAGCGTGTATTGGTATTGCAAATGCATTAGTACATTATCAGTTTTTATCAAAGAATTTAGGAACTATTGAGATAAAAGATGGATTTATTGATATTAAGGTTCATCAGGACAATGATCAGATTCAAGTGGTGCTAGGGACATTTGAAGTGATGTTGAAAACTGTTGAAGAATCTTATTCAAAATACATGAAAATTGAAAAGATGGAGGTATGA